A single region of the Bacteroidales bacterium genome encodes:
- the purE gene encoding 5-(carboxyamino)imidazole ribonucleotide mutase has protein sequence MKPLVSILMGSTSDLPVMEEAARVLDELGIPFEMNALSAHRTPELVEVFARSACHRGVKVIIAGAGMAAHLPGVVAALTPLPVIGVPIKVTLEGLDAVFSILQMPPGIPVATVGINAARNAGILAAQIIATGDSDLMEKITLLKQDLKKKIEQANQELQKVNFKFKCASEKNF, from the coding sequence ATGAAACCACTGGTGAGTATCCTTATGGGCAGTACCTCCGATCTGCCGGTGATGGAAGAGGCTGCCAGGGTCCTGGATGAGCTGGGGATCCCCTTTGAAATGAATGCCCTGTCGGCTCACCGGACACCTGAGCTGGTCGAAGTTTTTGCACGAAGCGCCTGCCATCGCGGAGTAAAAGTGATCATCGCAGGTGCGGGAATGGCGGCCCATCTGCCGGGCGTCGTTGCTGCCCTGACACCGCTGCCCGTCATTGGCGTTCCCATCAAAGTCACCCTGGAAGGACTGGATGCTGTTTTCTCCATCCTGCAGATGCCTCCGGGCATTCCCGTGGCAACGGTGGGAATCAACGCTGCCAGAAATGCCGGAATACTGGCCGCCCAGATCATTGCCACCGGCGACAGTGATCTTATGGAAAAGATCACCCTCCTGAAACAGGATCTGAAAAAGAAAATCGAGCAGGCCAATCAGGAACTGCAAAAAGTGAATTTCAAATTTAAGTGCGCTTCCGAAAAAAATTTCTGA
- a CDS encoding phosphoribosyltransferase family protein: MKTIKVKDKEFSPFIPEAKIQRAVKLISRQINRDMTGKVPLFLVILNGAFIFASDLLRRINLDCDITFVKLASYEGTTTTSTVRELIGLGEVVKDRTIIIVEDIVDTGITIEHVIQMLKKMEAADVRVAAMFFKPDAFRKDFRIDYKGMDIPPDFVVGYGLDYDGFGRNHPALYRLIRTE, translated from the coding sequence ATGAAAACGATCAAGGTCAAGGACAAGGAATTCAGCCCGTTTATTCCTGAGGCAAAGATACAGCGGGCTGTCAAATTAATCTCCAGGCAGATCAACCGGGACATGACCGGAAAAGTACCTCTTTTTCTTGTCATCCTGAACGGCGCATTCATCTTTGCCTCCGACCTGTTGAGAAGGATCAACCTCGACTGTGATATCACCTTTGTCAAACTGGCGTCTTATGAAGGGACGACCACCACATCAACGGTCAGGGAGCTTATCGGACTGGGAGAAGTGGTTAAGGACCGTACCATCATCATCGTGGAAGATATTGTTGATACCGGTATCACCATTGAGCACGTCATCCAGATGCTGAAAAAGATGGAAGCAGCAGATGTCAGGGTTGCTGCCATGTTCTTCAAACCTGACGCGTTCCGGAAAGATTTCCGGATTGATTACAAGGGAATGGATATCCCGCCGGATTTTGTGGTGGGTTACGGACTGGATTATGATGGATTCGGACGAAATCACCCGGCATTGTACCGTTTAATCCGCACGGAATAA
- a CDS encoding adenylate kinase has product MFNLVLFGPPGAGKGTQSIQIAEKYHLAHISTGDIFRREIRDETPLGLRVKGIIEKGELVPDELLIDLLRSAMHKYDGGRGFIFDGFPRTLRQAADLDDLLEEDGEKVNLTLALEVEDQELITRLLIRAEREGRKDDTREVIANRLNVYQTQTRPLIDYYRKQGKFRAVAGQGTIEEIFGRLCKEIDVSLSSR; this is encoded by the coding sequence ATGTTTAATTTAGTGTTATTTGGACCGCCGGGAGCGGGAAAAGGGACGCAATCCATTCAGATTGCAGAAAAATATCATCTGGCGCATATTTCAACCGGCGATATCTTCAGACGTGAAATTAGAGATGAGACGCCTTTGGGATTGCGGGTAAAGGGCATCATTGAAAAGGGTGAGCTGGTTCCGGATGAACTGCTCATCGATCTTCTGCGTTCGGCCATGCATAAATATGATGGTGGCAGGGGATTCATTTTTGACGGATTTCCGAGAACGCTTCGACAGGCTGCTGATCTTGACGACCTTCTGGAGGAGGATGGTGAAAAGGTGAACCTTACGCTTGCCCTGGAGGTGGAAGACCAGGAACTGATCACCCGGCTGCTGATCCGTGCGGAGCGGGAGGGAAGGAAGGACGATACCCGGGAAGTTATCGCCAACCGGCTGAATGTTTACCAGACACAGACCAGGCCACTGATCGATTATTACAGGAAACAGGGAAAATTCCGTGCGGTTGCAGGGCAGGGGACGATTGAGGAGATTTTTGGCAGGCTCTGTAAGGAGATTGATGTATCTTTGAGTAGCCGGTAG
- the obgE gene encoding GTPase ObgE: MSNPNFVDYVKIWCRSGNGGAGSVHFYRTRVNPRGGPDGGDGGRGGDIILRGNRDMWTLLHLRYTKHLKAGDGQPGGRQLSTGASGEDVVIDVPLGTVARNTDTEEIECEVTQHGEKVILLRGGRGGLGNDHFKSPTHRTPRFAQPGEPGIEGWKILELKILADVGLVGFPNAGKSTLLSVLTAAKPKIADYPFTTLQPNLGIVRYRDHRSFVMADIPGIIEGAHEGRGLGLQFLRHIERNSVLLFMIPVDSQNSISEEYRILLHELEQYNPELLDKSRILALTKSDLTDEELIRELKRELPELPSVFISSFTRKGLYRLKDLLWRELNQE, from the coding sequence ATGTCAAATCCGAACTTCGTGGATTATGTAAAGATCTGGTGCCGTTCGGGGAACGGAGGGGCGGGATCTGTCCATTTTTACCGCACCCGGGTCAATCCGCGCGGCGGACCGGATGGCGGTGATGGTGGCAGGGGAGGCGACATCATCCTCAGGGGCAATCGCGATATGTGGACCCTGTTGCACCTGCGGTACACGAAACATCTCAAGGCAGGTGATGGCCAGCCCGGTGGCCGGCAGCTCTCCACCGGCGCCAGCGGAGAGGATGTGGTCATTGACGTACCACTGGGTACGGTGGCACGCAATACAGATACAGAAGAGATCGAATGCGAGGTCACACAACACGGCGAGAAAGTGATCCTGCTCCGGGGCGGACGGGGCGGACTGGGGAATGATCATTTCAAATCCCCGACCCATCGGACCCCACGGTTTGCTCAGCCGGGAGAACCGGGGATTGAAGGGTGGAAAATCCTGGAACTCAAAATACTGGCTGATGTCGGACTGGTCGGATTCCCCAATGCCGGAAAATCAACTTTGCTTTCGGTACTCACAGCGGCCAAGCCGAAAATAGCTGACTACCCTTTCACGACCCTGCAGCCAAACCTTGGAATCGTTCGTTACCGCGACCACCGGTCATTTGTCATGGCCGACATACCCGGCATCATCGAAGGGGCACACGAGGGGAGGGGACTGGGTTTGCAGTTCCTTCGCCACATCGAACGCAACTCCGTCCTGCTTTTTATGATCCCGGTAGATTCCCAAAATTCAATCTCAGAAGAGTACCGCATCCTGCTTCACGAGCTGGAGCAATATAATCCCGAGTTGCTTGATAAATCACGCATCCTGGCCCTGACCAAGAGCGACCTGACTGATGAGGAGCTGATCCGGGAACTGAAAAGAGAGCTGCCCGAACTCCCTTCGGTTTTCATATCTTCATTCACCCGAAAGGGACTGTACCGGCTGAAGGATTTGCTCTGGAGGGAGTTGAATCAGGAGTAG
- a CDS encoding phosphatase PAP2 family protein, translated as MIERIKEIDKDLFLLINGWHSPFWDTVMYWLSDKLIWIPLYLLLIYFLIRYYKKQTIMIMLFVAILMFLSDQSSVLLFKNIFQRPRPCHDPALAFIVHTVNGKCGGQFSFVSSHATNHFAIAVFLIPFLGQKWKYFTPLILFWAAIISYSRVYLGVHYPGDVVAGAMLGTMLGLAVAIICHYALKIPNKSGI; from the coding sequence ATGATTGAAAGAATAAAAGAGATCGACAAGGATCTTTTTCTCCTTATCAACGGCTGGCACAGCCCCTTCTGGGATACAGTGATGTACTGGCTGAGCGACAAATTGATATGGATCCCGCTGTACCTGCTGCTGATCTATTTCCTCATCAGGTACTATAAGAAACAAACAATAATGATCATGCTGTTCGTGGCCATCCTGATGTTTCTGAGTGATCAGTCATCCGTACTCCTGTTCAAGAACATCTTTCAGCGGCCCAGGCCCTGCCATGATCCCGCACTGGCATTCATTGTCCATACCGTCAACGGCAAATGCGGCGGACAGTTCAGTTTTGTGTCTTCCCACGCCACGAATCATTTCGCCATTGCTGTTTTCTTGATCCCGTTTCTGGGACAGAAATGGAAATATTTCACGCCCCTGATCCTGTTCTGGGCAGCCATCATTTCCTACAGCAGGGTCTATCTTGGGGTCCATTATCCCGGTGACGTGGTGGCAGGAGCGATGCTGGGGACGATGCTGGGACTGGCAGTGGCCA